In Thioalkalivibrio paradoxus ARh 1, the following are encoded in one genomic region:
- a CDS encoding lysophospholipid acyltransferase family protein, whose translation MSSKLRGGYRLLRIIAYLFYGLWLTLRYGFGPAGETRMAEIRRRWYRRAMALAGVEIRVHGRAPDGPALVVANHVSWLDIPVLGAVLDLRFLSKAEVARWPLIGWLARRNGTLFIHRGAHRSSQILRDMAQALAARQRVVLFPEATTTTGTEVRHFHPRLFAAAVDTGTPVQPVAIEHERGPDGGPPVAAFVGGEWFMLHAWRILCQPRTVVQVHLLPQLPVTEASSRSELADTARQAVRATLGLPGDGRSAIAGDRRVPRRRA comes from the coding sequence ATGTCGAGCAAGTTGCGGGGCGGTTACAGGCTGCTCAGGATCATTGCGTACCTGTTCTACGGGCTCTGGTTGACCCTGCGCTACGGTTTCGGCCCAGCGGGCGAGACGCGGATGGCCGAGATTCGGCGCCGGTGGTACCGGCGAGCCATGGCACTCGCCGGGGTCGAGATCCGCGTTCACGGACGTGCACCGGACGGTCCGGCGCTGGTGGTGGCCAACCACGTGTCCTGGCTGGATATCCCGGTGCTGGGTGCGGTGCTGGACCTGCGGTTTCTGTCGAAGGCCGAAGTCGCGCGGTGGCCGTTGATCGGCTGGCTGGCCCGGCGCAACGGCACCTTGTTCATCCATCGTGGCGCCCACCGTTCCTCGCAGATCTTGCGCGATATGGCGCAGGCGCTGGCCGCGCGCCAGCGCGTGGTGCTCTTTCCCGAGGCCACCACCACTACCGGTACCGAGGTACGGCACTTTCATCCGCGCCTGTTCGCTGCGGCGGTGGATACCGGTACCCCGGTTCAGCCGGTGGCGATCGAGCACGAACGCGGCCCCGACGGCGGGCCGCCAGTGGCCGCATTCGTGGGTGGCGAATGGTTCATGTTGCACGCATGGCGGATCCTCTGCCAGCCGCGCACGGTGGTTCAGGTTCACCTGTTGCCTCAGTTGCCCGTTACCGAGGCGTCGAGTCGGAGCGAACTGGCGGACACGGCGCGCCAGGCGGTGCGCGCCACGCTCGGGCTGCCGGGCGACGGCCGTAGCGCGATCGCCGGCGACAGGCGCGTGCCGCGGCGCCGGGCATGA
- a CDS encoding thymidylate synthase, translating into MKPYLDLVRHIMDHGVDRPDRTGTGTRSVFGHQLRFDLSEGFPLVTTKRTHLRSVIHELLWFVRGDTRLDYLHRHGVHIWDEWATEDGSLGPIYGAQWRRWPTRDGVVDQLAELVEQLRLRPHSRRLLISAWNIADLPDEAHSPQQNVRAGRMALAPCHTLFQFYVAEGRLSCQLYQRSADVFLGLPFNIASYALLTLMLAQVTDLAPGDFVHTLGDAHLYLNHFEQVHELLEREPLPPPTMHLNPEVRDLFAFRFEDFRLENYQSHPPIRAPIAV; encoded by the coding sequence ATGAAACCGTACCTGGATCTGGTCCGCCATATCATGGACCACGGCGTCGATCGCCCCGACCGCACCGGCACCGGCACCCGCTCGGTGTTCGGCCACCAGCTGCGCTTCGACCTGTCCGAAGGATTTCCGCTGGTGACCACCAAGCGCACGCACTTGCGATCGGTGATCCACGAACTGCTGTGGTTCGTTCGCGGCGACACACGCCTGGACTATCTGCACCGGCATGGCGTCCACATCTGGGATGAATGGGCGACCGAAGACGGCAGCCTGGGACCGATCTACGGGGCCCAGTGGCGCCGCTGGCCGACCCGCGACGGCGTCGTCGACCAGCTTGCGGAACTGGTCGAGCAACTGCGCCTGCGGCCTCATTCCCGGCGGCTGCTGATATCCGCCTGGAACATTGCCGACCTGCCCGATGAGGCCCACTCGCCACAGCAGAACGTGCGGGCCGGCCGGATGGCGCTGGCGCCCTGCCACACGCTGTTCCAGTTCTACGTGGCCGAGGGGCGGCTTTCCTGCCAGCTGTACCAGCGTAGCGCGGACGTGTTCCTGGGCCTTCCGTTCAACATCGCCTCCTACGCCTTGCTGACCCTGATGCTGGCGCAGGTGACCGATCTTGCGCCGGGCGATTTCGTGCATACGCTGGGCGACGCGCATCTGTACCTGAACCACTTCGAGCAGGTGCACGAGCTGCTCGAACGGGAACCGCTACCGCCACCGACGATGCACCTGAACCCCGAGGTGCGCGACCTGTTCGCCTTCCGGTTCGAGGACTTCCGCCTGGAGAACTACCAGAGCCATCCGCCGATTCGGGCGCCGATCGCGGTATGA
- a CDS encoding thioredoxin domain-containing protein translates to MNRLARASSPYLQQHAENPVDWYPWGDEALHKARDEQRPILLSIGYSACHWCHVMAHESFENPGTARVMNARYVNIKVDREERPELDRIYQHAHMLLTRRPGGWPLTVILTPDQVPFFAGTYFPDRARHGLPAFLDVLERVADFLDEHPEQIAEQNAALQQALTRMYNPEGGTIPDAGLLDRARAALKSDFDPQHGGFGGAPKFPHPAMLEWLFWHAERHGDAEAGAMLERTLTAMARGGLFDQVGGGFCRYSVDAQWMIPHFEKMLYDNGPLLGLYAAAQGDARSRRVADQTVGWLLREMHDSSGAFHSSLDADSEGEEGRFYVWEREEVERLLEPEQWRLARRVWGLDRPPNFEGRWHLREAEEPDAAAAALDLAPDTAQALLQAARERLLEARERRERPHRDDKILGAWNALMISGLIRAGEALDEPGWLDHAETALQAVRRLLWRDGRLYASYREGADTPMPRACLDDHALLLAACLDLLRVRWRVEWLDWAVTLADGLLRDFADPAHGGFYYTAVDHEALIQRPKVYADDAIAAGNGVAAQALLQLGYLLVEPRYLDAVERTLTNAGPMMEESPLGHMSLLRALDLHRDPPPLVILRGPEAATARWQRAIRERLPPAWTFALPTNGQGLPPALAGKCGHPTAPDRVVAYLCRGTACAPPEYDLESLLAAL, encoded by the coding sequence ATGAACCGTTTGGCTCGGGCCAGCAGCCCTTATCTGCAGCAGCATGCGGAAAACCCGGTGGACTGGTACCCCTGGGGCGACGAGGCGCTGCATAAGGCGCGCGACGAGCAACGGCCGATCCTGCTCTCGATCGGCTATTCGGCGTGCCACTGGTGCCATGTGATGGCGCACGAATCGTTCGAGAATCCGGGAACCGCGCGGGTGATGAACGCGCGCTACGTGAACATCAAGGTCGACCGCGAGGAGCGACCCGAGCTGGACCGGATCTACCAGCATGCGCACATGCTGTTGACCCGCCGCCCGGGCGGCTGGCCGCTGACGGTGATCCTGACCCCGGACCAGGTACCGTTCTTTGCCGGAACGTATTTCCCCGACCGGGCCCGACACGGGCTCCCTGCGTTCCTGGACGTGCTCGAGCGCGTCGCCGACTTTCTGGACGAGCATCCCGAACAGATCGCCGAGCAGAACGCCGCGTTGCAACAGGCGCTGACGCGCATGTACAACCCCGAGGGCGGCACGATTCCCGACGCCGGCCTGCTGGACCGCGCGCGCGCCGCGCTGAAAAGCGACTTCGACCCGCAGCACGGCGGCTTCGGCGGCGCGCCCAAGTTCCCCCACCCCGCGATGCTGGAATGGCTCTTCTGGCACGCCGAGCGCCACGGCGACGCCGAGGCCGGCGCGATGCTGGAACGGACACTGACCGCAATGGCCCGTGGCGGGTTGTTCGACCAGGTCGGCGGCGGTTTCTGCCGCTATTCGGTCGATGCACAGTGGATGATCCCGCACTTCGAGAAGATGCTCTACGACAACGGGCCGCTCCTCGGGCTCTACGCGGCGGCGCAGGGCGATGCCCGCTCCCGCCGCGTGGCCGACCAGACGGTCGGCTGGCTGCTGCGCGAGATGCACGATTCCTCCGGGGCCTTCCATTCGAGCCTCGACGCCGACTCCGAGGGGGAGGAAGGGCGCTTCTACGTCTGGGAGCGTGAGGAGGTCGAGCGGCTGCTGGAACCCGAGCAGTGGCGCCTGGCCCGCCGCGTCTGGGGCCTCGATCGCCCGCCGAACTTCGAGGGCCGCTGGCACCTGCGCGAGGCCGAGGAACCGGACGCGGCCGCGGCGGCGCTGGATCTGGCACCCGATACCGCGCAGGCGCTGCTGCAGGCGGCTCGGGAGCGGCTGCTCGAGGCGCGCGAACGGCGCGAGCGCCCCCATCGCGACGATAAGATCCTGGGTGCCTGGAACGCGCTGATGATCTCGGGTCTGATCCGTGCCGGGGAGGCGCTGGACGAGCCAGGATGGCTGGACCATGCCGAAACCGCGCTGCAGGCGGTGCGGCGGCTGCTGTGGCGCGACGGCCGGCTGTACGCGAGCTACCGCGAAGGGGCGGACACGCCAATGCCGCGCGCCTGCCTGGACGACCACGCGCTGCTGCTGGCGGCCTGTCTCGACCTGCTGCGCGTGCGCTGGCGTGTCGAATGGCTCGACTGGGCGGTGACGCTGGCCGACGGGCTGCTGCGCGACTTCGCCGATCCCGCGCACGGCGGTTTCTACTACACGGCAGTCGACCACGAGGCGCTGATTCAGCGCCCGAAGGTGTACGCGGACGACGCAATCGCCGCCGGCAACGGCGTTGCCGCGCAGGCCTTGCTGCAGCTCGGATACCTGCTGGTCGAACCGCGTTACCTCGACGCGGTCGAGCGTACGCTCACCAATGCCGGCCCGATGATGGAGGAGTCCCCGCTCGGGCACATGAGCCTCCTGCGGGCACTGGACCTGCATCGCGATCCGCCGCCGCTGGTGATCCTGCGCGGGCCCGAAGCGGCGACCGCCCGCTGGCAACGTGCGATCCGAGAGCGGCTGCCGCCGGCATGGACGTTCGCGCTGCCCACGAACGGGCAGGGCCTGCCGCCGGCGCTGGCGGGGAAGTGCGGCCATCCCACTGCGCCCGATCGGGTGGTCGCCTACCTTTGTCGGGGCACGGCCTGCGCACCGCCGGAGTACGACCTGGAGTCGCTGTTGGCGGCACTGTGA
- the lgt gene encoding prolipoprotein diacylglyceryl transferase: MPVHPFIDPVAITLGPFRLHWYGLMYLIGFLAFWWLGTRRARRADSPLTPHQVGDLLFWGVLGVIVGGRLGHVFLYNFDSFLQDPLMPLRLWEGGMAFHGGLIGVLLAIAWYAHRLGVSFLRLGDFVAPLIPIGLGAGRIGNWINGELWGKPTDLPWAMVFPAADYLPRHPSQLYQAFLEGLVLFTVLWLVSRKPRPTGLISGLFLALYGSFRFLVEFVRVPDAHIGYLAFGWLTMGQALSAPLILAGLALIFWSRRTPGRKAAA, translated from the coding sequence ATGCCCGTTCACCCATTTATCGATCCGGTCGCGATTACCCTGGGGCCGTTCCGGCTTCATTGGTATGGGCTGATGTATCTGATCGGCTTCCTGGCCTTCTGGTGGCTGGGCACGCGCCGCGCGCGGCGCGCCGATTCACCGCTGACGCCCCACCAGGTCGGCGACCTGCTGTTTTGGGGCGTGTTGGGCGTGATCGTCGGCGGGCGCCTGGGCCATGTGTTCCTCTACAACTTCGATAGCTTCCTGCAGGACCCGCTGATGCCGTTGCGGCTGTGGGAGGGCGGCATGGCCTTTCACGGCGGCCTGATCGGGGTGCTGCTGGCGATCGCGTGGTATGCCCACCGTCTCGGCGTGTCGTTCCTTCGGCTTGGCGACTTCGTCGCGCCGCTGATTCCGATCGGCCTCGGCGCCGGACGTATCGGCAACTGGATCAACGGCGAGCTCTGGGGCAAGCCCACCGACCTGCCCTGGGCGATGGTCTTCCCCGCGGCGGACTACCTGCCACGGCATCCGTCGCAACTCTACCAGGCCTTTCTGGAAGGCCTGGTCCTGTTCACCGTGCTCTGGCTGGTGTCGCGCAAGCCGCGGCCAACCGGCCTGATCTCCGGGTTGTTCCTGGCGCTTTACGGCAGCTTCCGGTTCCTGGTCGAATTCGTCCGGGTGCCGGACGCCCATATCGGGTATCTCGCGTTCGGCTGGCTGACCATGGGACAGGCGTTGTCGGCGCCGCTGATCCTGGCCGGGCTGGCGCTGATCTTCTGGTCCCGCCGAACCCCCGGACGCAAGGCCGCCGCATGA
- a CDS encoding rhodanese-like domain-containing protein produces MTPGDLHAAIEAGEPWLVVDVREPYEYQRLHVPGSLLIPRGLLEGAAEPGSRHRIRALSEARNRPVALLCATGARSALAAVVLEEMGFSDVVNVAGGIRLWDAEELPTETGPYTGPLP; encoded by the coding sequence ATGACGCCCGGCGATCTGCACGCAGCCATCGAGGCCGGCGAGCCCTGGCTGGTCGTGGACGTGCGCGAGCCCTACGAGTACCAGCGCCTGCATGTGCCCGGGTCGTTGCTGATCCCCCGGGGGCTGTTGGAGGGGGCGGCCGAACCCGGCAGCCGCCATCGGATCCGGGCGCTGAGCGAGGCACGAAATCGTCCGGTGGCGCTGCTGTGCGCGACCGGAGCCCGGTCGGCACTCGCGGCGGTGGTGCTCGAGGAGATGGGTTTTTCAGACGTGGTGAACGTGGCCGGCGGCATCCGGCTGTGGGATGCCGAAGAGCTGCCCACCGAGACCGGACCGTATACCGGCCCGCTGCCCTGA
- a CDS encoding CopD family protein, with protein sequence MSNVLISVMFGLHALSAAVWVGGMFFAYMAARPAAAKVLEVPERTTFWRESFARFFPWVWGIVIVLLATGFWLIFGLYGGMGNVGVHVHSMLLLGLIMMAIFAHIVFAPYRRMRQAIDAENWPEAGRRLGQIRMFIGINLLLGLVTIVLGSAGRYW encoded by the coding sequence ATGTCCAACGTACTGATCAGCGTGATGTTCGGCCTGCACGCCCTGTCGGCAGCCGTCTGGGTCGGCGGCATGTTCTTCGCCTACATGGCGGCACGGCCGGCCGCAGCCAAGGTGCTCGAAGTCCCCGAGCGGACGACCTTCTGGCGCGAGAGCTTCGCTCGGTTCTTCCCCTGGGTCTGGGGCATCGTGATCGTGCTGCTGGCCACCGGCTTCTGGCTGATCTTCGGCCTCTACGGCGGCATGGGGAACGTGGGCGTCCATGTGCATTCGATGCTGCTGCTGGGGCTGATCATGATGGCCATCTTCGCGCACATCGTATTCGCACCCTACCGGCGCATGCGCCAGGCCATCGACGCGGAGAACTGGCCCGAGGCCGGCCGCCGGCTCGGCCAGATCCGGATGTTCATCGGAATCAACCTGCTGCTGGGCCTGGTCACCATCGTGCTGGGCAGCGCCGGCCGGTACTGGTAG
- a CDS encoding dihydrofolate reductase, translated as MTRFGEIDPRVEIVVAMDPDRVIGRNNALPWHLPDDLRHFRRLTTGHTVLMGRRTHESIGRPLPERRNLVLTRQPGWTAPGVEAFADFEEALQAAGSGRVFVIGGAELFEAALPRAAVLHLTRVHQRYPGDVRFPEFGNDWVLVWAEEHAPDERHASGFTFQRLERRG; from the coding sequence ATGACGCGCTTCGGGGAGATCGACCCGAGGGTCGAAATCGTCGTCGCGATGGACCCGGACCGGGTGATCGGGCGCAACAACGCCCTGCCCTGGCACCTGCCCGACGACCTGCGTCACTTCCGGCGCCTGACCACCGGGCACACGGTGCTGATGGGGCGGCGCACCCACGAATCGATCGGCCGGCCGCTGCCCGAGCGGCGCAACCTGGTGCTGACCCGCCAGCCCGGATGGACCGCGCCGGGGGTGGAGGCCTTTGCCGACTTCGAAGAGGCGCTGCAAGCGGCGGGCTCCGGCCGCGTGTTCGTGATCGGCGGCGCCGAACTCTTCGAAGCGGCACTGCCGCGTGCGGCGGTGCTGCACCTGACCCGGGTCCACCAGCGCTACCCGGGGGACGTCCGTTTCCCCGAATTCGGCAACGACTGGGTGCTGGTCTGGGCGGAGGAACATGCTCCGGACGAACGCCACGCCAGCGGCTTTACGTTCCAGCGACTGGAACGCCGGGGCTGA
- a CDS encoding potassium channel family protein produces the protein MDKVLSLFLRRMRAPLLALTAAYSISVTGLVLIPGIDDQGEPWRMDFFHAFYFVSYMATTIGFGEIPHAFSEAQRMWTTVTVYLSVIAWLYAIGKILTLVQDPTFKLAVSQQTFDRSIRRLREPFFIVCGYGDTGSLLVRALLRRRKRVVVIDRNPDCLNDLALSDTDIFVPGLIADASVSARLQSAGLSNPLCQGVVALTDSDEANLKIAITVKLLNPMLPVICRAESADTERNMQSFGTDQVINPFHTFGDRLALALHSPAHHLLHQWLSSVPGSNLPMPLYPPRGRWILCGFGRFGKAVHAGLSGEQVEVVVVEADPEGTGCAEDCVQGRGTEAETLREAGVASAAGIVAGTNSDTNNLSILMTARDLSPELFMVGRQNSDGNGALFAAAELDLVMRHSETIAEAILSHLTSPLLPLFLRRSRDQDSDWANELISRIGAVTGERVPAVWAVRLDRDTAPALLERLRTAPVTLGELLSHPHQRERRLPCLALMLRRGADRQPLLAPQDSETLGEDDEILFCGRGESAARIARELQDPHALEFLLTGRDRPQGWLWRRLGSTPRPGAGGTLPPS, from the coding sequence ATGGACAAGGTGCTGTCGTTGTTCCTGCGGCGGATGCGCGCGCCGCTGCTCGCACTCACCGCGGCCTACAGCATCTCGGTCACGGGACTGGTGCTGATCCCGGGAATCGACGATCAGGGAGAGCCCTGGCGCATGGACTTCTTCCATGCGTTCTACTTCGTCAGCTACATGGCCACCACCATCGGCTTCGGCGAGATTCCGCATGCCTTCAGCGAAGCGCAGCGGATGTGGACCACGGTCACCGTCTACCTCTCGGTGATCGCCTGGCTGTACGCGATCGGGAAAATCCTGACCCTGGTGCAGGATCCGACCTTCAAGCTCGCCGTCTCGCAGCAGACCTTCGACCGCAGCATCCGCCGACTGCGCGAACCATTTTTCATCGTCTGCGGGTACGGCGACACCGGATCGCTGCTGGTCCGGGCACTGCTGCGCCGGCGCAAGCGCGTGGTGGTGATCGACCGCAACCCGGACTGCCTCAACGACCTCGCGCTTTCGGACACCGACATCTTCGTCCCAGGCCTGATCGCCGACGCCAGCGTGTCGGCCCGGCTGCAGTCGGCGGGGCTTTCCAATCCACTCTGCCAGGGCGTGGTCGCGCTCACCGACAGCGATGAGGCGAACCTGAAGATCGCGATCACGGTAAAGCTGCTGAATCCCATGCTGCCGGTGATCTGCCGCGCGGAAAGCGCCGACACCGAGCGGAACATGCAGTCCTTCGGCACCGACCAGGTGATCAACCCCTTCCACACCTTCGGAGACCGGCTGGCGCTGGCCCTGCACTCCCCGGCGCATCACCTGCTGCATCAGTGGCTCAGCAGCGTACCGGGCAGCAATCTGCCGATGCCGCTGTATCCGCCGCGCGGGCGCTGGATCCTCTGCGGCTTCGGCCGCTTCGGCAAGGCGGTGCACGCGGGACTCTCCGGGGAGCAGGTCGAAGTGGTCGTGGTGGAGGCGGACCCCGAGGGCACAGGGTGCGCCGAGGACTGTGTGCAGGGGCGCGGCACCGAAGCCGAGACCCTGCGTGAGGCCGGAGTGGCAAGCGCCGCCGGCATCGTTGCCGGCACCAACAGCGATACCAACAACCTGTCGATCCTGATGACCGCGCGCGATCTGAGCCCCGAGCTGTTCATGGTCGGCCGCCAGAATTCCGACGGCAACGGGGCGCTGTTTGCCGCGGCCGAGCTCGACCTGGTGATGCGGCACAGCGAGACCATCGCCGAGGCGATCCTGTCGCACCTGACCTCGCCGCTGCTGCCGCTGTTTCTGCGCCGATCGCGCGATCAGGACAGCGACTGGGCGAACGAACTGATCAGCCGAATCGGCGCCGTCACCGGTGAAAGAGTACCGGCGGTCTGGGCGGTGCGCCTGGACCGGGACACGGCTCCGGCACTGCTGGAACGGCTGCGGACGGCGCCGGTCACGCTGGGCGAATTGCTGTCCCACCCGCACCAGCGCGAGCGCCGCCTGCCCTGCCTGGCGCTGATGCTGCGCCGGGGCGCGGACCGGCAGCCGCTGCTGGCGCCCCAAGACAGCGAGACCCTCGGCGAAGACGATGAAATCCTGTTCTGCGGCCGCGGCGAGTCGGCGGCCCGCATCGCCCGCGAACTCCAGGACCCGCATGCTCTCGAATTCCTGCTGACCGGCCGTGACCGCCCACAGGGCTGGCTATGGCGCCGTCTGGGCAGTACCCCAAGGCCCGGGGCGGGTGGTACCTTACCGCCTTCCTGA
- a CDS encoding site-specific recombinase, which translates to MNTTTADSVLARLADDEDRDLADTLRLLVDWLRPAPHQRHLAAPVIARIEELVVALRADPGRRQVLRERLEQGLESARHLTLYTGIGLFSRRGFLRELVERMYERVNPRPMERRDLKDVLAYVFHQPSDADWVSALPDDAWWRLFEALGCGAEEHPVVLQRARDEILYALEMLSMWIAAEELEPELLRLDPSIAERNSAFVAQQRELGRFIEAYRAWLTDPSLARHDDRHARVLLDQCREQIARLRRRAVTRGSSVSLTHLLERLDQTLARIERLLDMLDPSDPTAARSAWATLFRELVAANTRRYSVRTLWQENIGLLSRSVTQRASETGEHYITQNRAEYLEMFRSGAGAGLIIALMALIKIQVEALDLAAGAQTFWVSMNYGLGFVLIHILHFTVATKQPAMTAARLAAAIEESDRGTASPAKLADLLIQVGRSQFIAVLGNVSIALPVAVLVGWLYALALGSPVLTPQGVEYQLHQLSPVAGLALFHAAIAGVWLFVAGLISGFFDNRCAYLELPDRLRGHPLLRRLLSERKRDRLANFVAHNYGALFGNFLFGVLLGVTGYIGYLLSLPLDIRHVAFASANLGYATAVQMPGVFEWLFYLVLVLLIGAVNLWVSFGLALYVALKARGTRIGALDRVLKAYARRIRERPREFLLPPAQVREASDASGKDRQD; encoded by the coding sequence ATGAATACCACGACCGCGGATTCCGTGCTGGCCAGGCTCGCCGATGACGAGGACAGGGATCTCGCCGACACCCTCCGGCTGCTGGTGGACTGGCTGCGCCCTGCGCCGCACCAGCGCCACCTCGCAGCCCCGGTAATCGCGCGGATCGAGGAGCTCGTGGTCGCCCTGCGCGCGGATCCCGGACGGCGCCAAGTGCTGCGCGAACGCCTCGAGCAGGGTCTGGAATCAGCCCGGCACCTGACCCTCTACACGGGCATCGGCCTGTTCTCCCGTCGCGGTTTCCTGCGAGAACTCGTCGAGCGGATGTACGAGCGGGTGAACCCCAGGCCGATGGAGCGCCGCGACCTGAAGGACGTGCTCGCGTATGTGTTTCACCAGCCCAGCGACGCGGACTGGGTGTCCGCGCTTCCCGACGATGCCTGGTGGCGGCTGTTCGAGGCACTTGGCTGCGGCGCGGAAGAGCATCCGGTCGTGCTCCAGCGAGCGCGTGACGAGATCCTCTACGCCCTCGAGATGCTCTCGATGTGGATCGCCGCGGAGGAACTGGAGCCCGAGCTGCTGCGTCTCGATCCGTCGATCGCCGAACGCAACTCCGCGTTCGTGGCACAGCAGCGGGAACTCGGCCGTTTCATCGAGGCGTACCGCGCCTGGCTCACCGACCCCTCGCTGGCACGCCACGACGACCGCCATGCCCGGGTGCTGCTCGACCAGTGTCGGGAACAGATCGCCCGCCTGCGCCGCCGTGCAGTCACCCGCGGCAGCAGCGTCTCGCTGACTCACTTGCTCGAGCGGCTGGATCAGACGCTCGCACGCATCGAACGGCTGCTGGACATGCTCGACCCGAGCGACCCGACGGCTGCCCGCAGCGCCTGGGCGACCCTGTTCCGGGAACTGGTCGCCGCCAACACCCGCCGCTACAGCGTGCGCACCCTGTGGCAGGAAAACATCGGTCTGCTCTCGCGCAGCGTGACCCAGCGGGCCAGCGAGACCGGCGAGCACTACATCACCCAGAACCGCGCCGAGTACCTGGAGATGTTCCGTTCGGGCGCAGGCGCGGGCCTGATCATCGCGCTGATGGCGCTGATCAAGATCCAGGTCGAGGCGCTCGATCTCGCCGCCGGGGCCCAAACCTTCTGGGTCAGCATGAACTACGGCCTGGGATTCGTTCTGATTCACATCCTGCATTTCACGGTCGCCACCAAGCAGCCGGCGATGACCGCCGCGCGCCTCGCCGCCGCGATCGAAGAAAGCGACCGCGGCACCGCCAGCCCGGCGAAGCTGGCCGACCTGCTGATCCAGGTGGGCCGCTCGCAGTTCATCGCGGTGCTGGGGAACGTGAGCATCGCATTGCCGGTGGCGGTTCTGGTCGGGTGGCTCTACGCCCTGGCACTGGGATCGCCCGTGCTAACACCCCAGGGCGTCGAATACCAGCTCCATCAATTGAGTCCCGTGGCCGGTCTCGCCCTGTTCCATGCGGCAATCGCGGGGGTATGGCTGTTCGTCGCCGGCCTGATCTCGGGATTCTTCGACAACCGCTGCGCCTACCTGGAACTCCCCGATCGACTGCGCGGCCATCCGCTGCTGCGCCGGCTCCTGTCCGAGCGCAAGCGCGACCGCCTGGCCAACTTCGTGGCGCACAACTATGGCGCGCTGTTCGGCAACTTCTTGTTCGGGGTGCTGCTCGGCGTAACCGGCTACATCGGCTACCTGCTCAGCCTGCCTCTGGACATCCGCCACGTCGCATTCGCCTCGGCGAACCTGGGCTATGCCACCGCAGTGCAGATGCCGGGTGTGTTCGAATGGCTGTTCTATCTGGTGCTGGTGCTGCTGATCGGTGCGGTGAACCTCTGGGTCAGCTTCGGGCTCGCGCTGTATGTCGCGCTGAAGGCCCGCGGCACCCGCATTGGCGCACTGGACCGGGTGCTGAAGGCCTACGCGCGTCGCATCCGCGAACGCCCGCGGGAATTCCTGCTGCCGCCGGCCCAGGTGCGGGAAGCGAGCGACGCGTCGGGGAAAGACCGCCAGGACTGA
- a CDS encoding DUF6394 family protein has product MNLEKVIFGFFIILALTLNFGFVLGEIDNPAHHNVYELFAAIVVNLVATLLKFGDRTQTGALLLATSLVAILQLFAAAVVWGYAVNISATGLDAMMMASIVSLAAGAMIANVISVVLLIADTIVLRR; this is encoded by the coding sequence ATGAACCTCGAGAAGGTGATTTTCGGATTCTTCATCATTCTGGCGCTGACGCTGAATTTCGGCTTCGTGCTGGGCGAGATCGACAACCCCGCGCACCACAACGTCTACGAGCTGTTTGCCGCGATCGTGGTCAATCTCGTCGCCACGCTGCTCAAGTTCGGCGACCGCACGCAGACCGGTGCACTGCTGCTGGCGACATCGCTGGTGGCGATCCTGCAGCTCTTCGCGGCCGCGGTCGTTTGGGGCTACGCGGTGAACATCAGCGCCACCGGCCTCGACGCGATGATGATGGCCAGCATCGTCTCGCTGGCCGCAGGCGCGATGATCGCGAATGTCATCTCGGTCGTGCTGCTGATCGCAGACACCATCGTGCTGCGCCGCTGA
- a CDS encoding DsrE family protein, with translation MWQATRWFLGTMLVLGLGTPSLQAGEGQAPWGQASAEAIEYAPQKVVYDVAEGDPDRFERILDRVSFLNNVYEADPFDASIVLVLHGDEIRFFGIENYGEYGELMRRAQSLTQAGPIEFRICRAAARARGFEPEDMHGFVRVVPMADAEIIRLQQEEGHVFMR, from the coding sequence ATGTGGCAGGCAACACGCTGGTTTCTGGGAACGATGCTGGTACTGGGGCTGGGGACCCCCTCTCTGCAGGCCGGCGAGGGGCAGGCGCCCTGGGGCCAGGCGAGTGCCGAAGCGATCGAGTACGCACCCCAGAAGGTCGTGTACGACGTGGCCGAGGGTGACCCCGATCGATTCGAGCGGATTCTCGACCGGGTCAGCTTTCTGAACAATGTCTACGAGGCCGATCCGTTCGATGCCTCGATCGTGCTGGTGCTGCACGGCGACGAGATCCGCTTTTTCGGTATCGAGAACTACGGCGAGTACGGGGAGCTGATGCGCCGCGCGCAGAGCCTGACCCAGGCGGGACCGATCGAGTTCCGGATATGCCGCGCAGCGGCGCGCGCGCGAGGCTTCGAGCCGGAGGACATGCACGGCTTCGTGCGCGTGGTGCCGATGGCCGACGCGGAGATCATTCGGCTACAGCAGGAGGAAGGGCATGTGTTCATGCGCTGA